A window from Physeter macrocephalus isolate SW-GA chromosome 11, ASM283717v5, whole genome shotgun sequence encodes these proteins:
- the LOC114487034 gene encoding nascent polypeptide-associated complex subunit alpha, muscle-specific form-like, translating to MSGREPPLLHGRPAGPRRPPSAFVPFPPPAGLPSLRTRGRGPSAPAGRPPPLPPAPRQRRGGLARGGGKGGSQRRARLSLFTRPPALRPVGRDPHRAGRPPDGAPLTAGAHRTKREDEPAPYSAAAALRGRRRPRPAAPRHRRDLPRPAPGSRPPREGVGRGGGRRTLPSPRRAGPGPRSGARDRQPGAGTGGARQPPQCVSGPTSPHHHPQHLPKNQTHKTLPAFSSLPSAERERPGTRASTGEGTSGRGATWDFKVRECPLTPDRLLNNSARLAELRKGGGASPHSRSQQRGVPGTTAARPRPIPGLLPRPPAARSAPPRLTTSPAANGPIGRRGERTPANQGLLTQASLHPLPAPRRKATAPRALPTPPPSGEVSHSSCPRRAGVEDPAAVAGFVT from the exons ATGAGCGGACGGGAGCCGCCCCTCCTCCACGGCCGGCCGGCAGGACCCCGGCGCCCGCCGTCGGCCTTtgtgcccttccctcctcccgCCGGCCTTCCCTCGCTCCGCACACGCGGGCGCGGCCCCTCCGCCCCCGCCGGGCGCCCGCCGCCGCTCCCTCCGGCCCCGCGCCAGCGCCGGGGCGGGCTGGCCCGGGGTGGCGGGAAGGGAGGGAGCCAGCGGCGAGCCCGGCTCTCCCTCTTCACCCGCCCGCCGGCCCTGCGCCCCGTCGGCCGAG ATCCGCACCGAGCCGGCCGGCCCCCGGACGGCGCGCCCCTCACGGCCGGCGCGCACCGGACCAAGCGGGAAGACGAGCCGGCGCCGTactccgccgccgccgcgctccgaggccgccgccgcccccggccGGCCGCTCCCAGGCACCGCCGCGACCTGCCCCGGCCGGCCCCGGGCTCTCGGCCGCCGCGGGAGGGCGTGGGGCGGGGCGGCGGCCGCCGGACTCTCCCCTCGCCtcgccgggccgggccggggccgcgCTCGGGCGCCCGCGACCGCCAA CCTGGGGCGGGGACGGGGGGTGCTCGCCAACCCCCCCAATGTGTGTCGGGACCTACAagccctcaccaccacccccaacaccTCCCCAAAAACCAGACACACAAAACCCTCCCCGCCTTCTCCAGTCTCCCGAGCGCAGAGCGGGAGCGGCCAGGAACCCGGGCTTCCACTGGGGAAGGGACTAG CGGGAGGGGTGCGACGTGGGACTTCAAGGTAAGGGAGTGTCCTCTCACGCCCGACA GGCTGCTGAACAATTCGGCGCGGCTAGCGGAACTGAGGAAAGGTGGCGGCGCTTCTCCACACAGCAGGTCGCAGCAGCGCGGGGTCCCGGGCACAACCGCCGCCCGTCCCCGCCCGATTCCGGGGCTTCTCCCCAGACCCCCGGCGGCTCGCTCCGCCCCGCCGCGCCTCACAACATCTCCCGCTGCAAATGGCCCAATCGGAAGACGCGGCGAGAGAACGCCAGCCAATCAGGGGCTGCTGACTCAGGCGTCCCTCCACCCTTTGCCCGCCCCCAGGAGGAAAGCCACCGCCCCTCGGGCccttcccaccccgcccccctccGGGGAGGTGTCTCACAGCTCCTGTCCTCGCCGGGCTGGAGTGGAGGACCCCGCCGCGGTGGCGGGGTTTGTCACCTAG